A genomic window from Gemmatimonadota bacterium includes:
- a CDS encoding regulatory protein RecX produces the protein MKLESDTPALFETDEAVEKAKAYVLRLLSRRAYTKKEICDKLAARGYEQGAIEQTLSMLERLNLVDDVLFARQFVEQRLRLRPAGRMALVRDLVHRGVPAEIIDRVLDDVLADIDIEDVALDLLMSRANRYRGLSREKALGRMYGFLGRRGFEVSVARDVAQKVWSKIENEEG, from the coding sequence GTGAAATTAGAGTCTGATACGCCTGCATTGTTTGAGACCGATGAAGCGGTTGAAAAAGCCAAGGCGTATGTCTTGCGCTTGCTGAGCAGACGTGCTTATACAAAAAAAGAGATTTGCGACAAACTCGCTGCACGGGGTTATGAGCAAGGCGCGATTGAACAGACCCTCTCGATGCTCGAGCGTCTCAATTTAGTTGATGATGTGTTGTTTGCGCGTCAATTTGTGGAGCAACGGCTGCGATTGCGGCCTGCTGGACGCATGGCACTTGTGCGCGATCTTGTGCATCGGGGTGTTCCTGCTGAGATAATTGATCGCGTTTTGGACGATGTTTTGGCAGATATTGATATTGAAGATGTTGCACTTGATTTGCTGATGAGCAGGGCAAATCGCTACAGAGGATTGTCTCGTGAGAAAGCTCTCGGGCGGATGTACGGTTTTTTGGGGCGCAGGGGATTTGAGGTTTCGGTTGCGCGAGATGTCGCTCAAAAAGTGTGGTCTAAAATAGAAAATGAAGAGGGTTGA
- the recA gene encoding recombinase RecA: MDGKQQAIDNAIAQIEKQFGQGAIMRLGGEDGQPLVTEVIPTGSISLDVALGAGGVPQGRVVEIYGPEGSGKTTLILHIIAEAQKRGGAAAFVDAEHALNVELAERLGVDIENLLIAQPDTGEEALEITDTLVRSGAFEVVALDSVAALVPRAELEGEMGDSHMGLHARLMSQALRKLVGSISQSKTCVIFANQIRMKIGVMFGSPETTTGGRALPFYASVRIDIRRIGSIKDGQEIVGNRVRIRVVKNKMAPPFKECEVDLMFGEGISREGSLIDMAELHGIIKKSGTWFSYGDDRLGQGRENVKRHLGENADLSAKIEREVREIVGLPVSIEEEPA; the protein is encoded by the coding sequence ATGGATGGCAAGCAGCAAGCAATAGACAACGCTATTGCCCAAATCGAAAAGCAATTTGGACAGGGGGCAATTATGCGCCTGGGAGGCGAAGATGGGCAGCCCCTTGTCACAGAAGTTATTCCAACGGGATCTATAAGCCTGGATGTCGCATTGGGAGCAGGTGGCGTTCCCCAGGGGAGGGTGGTTGAGATATACGGTCCAGAAGGATCGGGCAAGACGACTTTGATTTTACACATTATTGCCGAGGCGCAAAAGCGCGGTGGGGCAGCGGCATTTGTCGATGCAGAACACGCATTGAATGTGGAATTGGCCGAGCGTCTGGGCGTAGATATCGAAAATTTATTGATCGCCCAGCCCGATACGGGTGAAGAAGCACTCGAGATTACGGATACTCTCGTGCGCAGTGGTGCTTTTGAGGTCGTGGCTTTAGACTCTGTGGCTGCTCTGGTGCCGCGCGCCGAACTCGAAGGTGAGATGGGTGACTCTCACATGGGCCTGCACGCCCGTCTGATGTCTCAAGCCCTGCGCAAACTCGTCGGATCAATCAGCCAGTCTAAAACCTGTGTGATTTTTGCCAATCAGATTCGCATGAAGATCGGCGTGATGTTTGGCAGTCCCGAAACGACCACCGGTGGCCGTGCGCTTCCGTTTTACGCATCGGTGCGTATAGATATTCGGCGCATTGGTTCTATTAAAGACGGGCAGGAGATTGTTGGCAATCGCGTTCGGATTCGCGTGGTAAAAAACAAGATGGCACCGCCTTTTAAGGAATGTGAAGTCGATCTGATGTTTGGCGAGGGTATTTCCAGAGAGGGCAGTTTGATCGATATGGCCGAATTGCACGGGATTATCAAGAAGAGTGGTACCTGGTTCTCTTATGGGGATGACCGGCTTGGTCAGGGGCGCGAAAATGTCAAGCGCCATCTGGGAGAGAACGCGGATTTATCTGCAAAAATCGAACGCGAGGTGCGCGAGATCGTGGGGCTTCCCGTTTCGATTGAGGAAGAACCCGCTTAA
- a CDS encoding phosphatidylglycerophosphatase A, producing MRIARHFEASESLPPIAMTDFRPPEPSFFVRLIATGFFSGYSIFAPGTAGSGVALVIYCLLPPLNAWAWGALLIGLFFVGVYTSGACEKSWGKDPRRVVIDEFAGFFVTVGLLPQSVLVGIVGFVIFRILDIIKPPPARQVEALPGGWGIVADDVVAGIYGHLILILWLAFAPLSL from the coding sequence TTGAGAATCGCAAGACATTTTGAGGCGAGCGAATCGCTGCCGCCTATAGCTATGACAGATTTTCGGCCTCCTGAGCCATCGTTTTTTGTCCGGTTGATTGCAACCGGCTTTTTTTCTGGCTATTCGATTTTTGCCCCGGGCACAGCCGGATCAGGCGTGGCATTGGTGATTTATTGTCTGTTGCCACCATTGAACGCGTGGGCGTGGGGGGCGTTGCTGATCGGGTTGTTTTTCGTGGGGGTTTATACATCCGGGGCATGCGAAAAATCCTGGGGTAAAGATCCCAGACGTGTGGTGATTGACGAGTTTGCAGGATTTTTTGTGACCGTGGGCCTGCTTCCGCAGTCGGTGTTGGTGGGCATTGTTGGCTTTGTCATATTTCGCATACTGGATATTATTAAGCCGCCACCTGCCCGACAGGTCGAGGCATTGCCAGGTGGATGGGGTATTGTGGCCGACGATGTGGTTGCGGGAATTTATGGACATTTAATTCTGATATTATGGCTGGCATTCGCACCTTTGTCGCTTTAG
- the pgsA gene encoding CDP-diacylglycerol--glycerol-3-phosphate 3-phosphatidyltransferase → MPQVNTIESNRMTMPEPHTPNRLWTVPNVLTVSRLLLTPVFLLLIFAANWYFKILALLVFTVASLTDFYDGRIARRDGTVTNFGRFMDPLADKLLVSSALIAFALLGMIEAWLIGAMLVRDVVITGLRIFAIRRGKPVVTSQLAKWKTMLQLVLVFGILVFINVRVVEAELAAQPIVLVGDISYWVLNVLVAVVTLVAVVSGVRYLIENRKTF, encoded by the coding sequence ATGCCCCAGGTAAATACCATAGAATCGAACCGGATGACAATGCCTGAGCCGCATACCCCAAATCGGTTGTGGACAGTGCCCAATGTCTTGACGGTGTCGCGTCTGTTGCTTACGCCAGTGTTTTTGCTGTTGATTTTTGCCGCCAACTGGTATTTCAAAATCCTCGCGCTGCTCGTCTTTACTGTAGCCTCGTTGACTGATTTCTACGATGGGCGCATTGCGCGGCGCGACGGTACAGTGACCAACTTTGGTCGCTTTATGGATCCGCTGGCCGATAAGTTGCTGGTATCTTCGGCATTGATTGCATTTGCGCTTTTGGGCATGATTGAAGCATGGCTTATCGGGGCGATGCTCGTGCGCGATGTCGTGATTACGGGATTGCGCATTTTTGCGATTCGACGAGGCAAACCCGTGGTGACCTCACAACTCGCAAAGTGGAAAACCATGCTGCAATTGGTGCTTGTTTTTGGCATTTTGGTCTTTATCAATGTGCGCGTGGTCGAAGCCGAATTGGCCGCCCAACCAATTGTGCTCGTAGGCGATATTTCTTATTGGGTTTTAAATGTCCTGGTGGCTGTTGTGACCCTCGTTGCAGTGGTCTCGGGCGTTCGGTATTTAATTGAGAATCGCAAGACATTTTGA
- the recR gene encoding recombination mediator RecR produces the protein MASEAIEKLISALNRLPGIGAKTARRLALEMLTWDTGEVRELADLMVDVKTRVRRCSICFNLTEAEPCSVCSDTRRDRSSVMVIDFIGDLLAFERTGLYRGLYHVLDGRISPLDGIGPEDLNIAQLLQRLRQGEIREVILANGPTVEGDATAQYLSQCLVPFEVSVTQIARGLPVGSDLALADQVTLSRALEGRREY, from the coding sequence ATGGCATCAGAGGCCATTGAAAAATTGATTTCCGCTTTGAATCGGTTGCCCGGGATCGGCGCTAAAACAGCACGGCGTCTCGCGCTGGAGATGTTGACATGGGATACGGGTGAGGTGCGCGAACTCGCCGATTTGATGGTGGATGTCAAGACCCGTGTGCGGCGGTGCTCAATTTGTTTTAATTTGACCGAGGCCGAGCCGTGTTCTGTGTGCAGCGATACGCGTCGAGATCGTTCCAGTGTGATGGTGATTGATTTTATCGGCGACCTTTTGGCATTTGAGCGCACCGGGCTTTATCGAGGACTTTATCACGTACTGGATGGGCGAATTTCGCCACTGGATGGTATTGGTCCAGAAGACTTGAATATTGCCCAATTGCTCCAACGCCTGCGCCAGGGGGAAATTCGAGAAGTCATTCTCGCCAATGGTCCAACCGTAGAGGGCGATGCCACGGCACAATATCTGTCTCAGTGTTTGGTTCCGTTTGAAGTATCTGTCACACAAATTGCGCGCGGGTTGCCAGTGGGCAGTGATCTCGCCCTGGCTGATCAAGTGACATTGTCGCGCGCGCTGGAAGGCCGCCGGGAGTATTAA
- a CDS encoding YbaB/EbfC family nucleoid-associated protein, which yields MAKGMGAMMKQAQKLQAKLSRVQEELGAKEVEATSGGGMVTVRASGHQDILSIKIDPEVVDPEDVEMLEDLVLAAVQQARQKAADMAEAEMQKATAGLIPPGMNMPGF from the coding sequence ATGGCAAAAGGTATGGGCGCGATGATGAAGCAGGCCCAAAAGTTGCAAGCCAAGCTGTCCAGGGTGCAAGAAGAACTGGGGGCAAAAGAGGTGGAGGCAACTTCGGGTGGGGGTATGGTGACAGTAAGGGCCAGTGGGCATCAAGATATTTTGTCGATAAAAATTGATCCCGAAGTAGTTGATCCCGAAGATGTGGAAATGCTGGAAGACCTCGTGCTGGCGGCGGTTCAGCAGGCGCGTCAAAAAGCTGCGGACATGGCCGAGGCAGAAATGCAGAAAGCCACAGCGGGCCTTATTCCGCCCGGCATGAATATGCCGGGGTTCTGA
- the dnaX gene encoding DNA polymerase III subunit gamma/tau, with amino-acid sequence MSYTVMARKRRPQAFETVVAQSHVTTTLQNAIRLERVAQSYLFSGPRGTGKTTTARLLAMALNCEQGPTAEPCGECASCVAIRQGNSMDVLEIDGASNRGIDEIRQLREEVGYAASQGKRKVYIIDEVHMLTTEAFNALLKTLEEPPAHVVFVFATTEAHKVPETILSRCQRYNFRRIPPVAIVEELKMAVDEEGVTAEESALFLIARKADGGMRDALSLLDQVIAFSDADITEDAIQNLLGLIPRDVYFNLTQAIVSRDGARALEIVDELTREGSDLGEFVTGLMAHFRHLLIACAAGDLTDEDLPEADRVQYAEAAAQFEEADLVRMLNTVGELEIQISRVTEPRFWLELTVMKLVQMTASVDLQVLIGRLEQLERGLKSQGTATGARRPLPSSQPAPKQKATSSGPGARVRGERVSPRPTAPKSSPPQQRGNGRPVAEQPEEEIPPVPDVSPEEPPDFSVIKNKWEQLVQAVKNERMSLGTFLAEGRPQSMDGRLLVVAFQKNLEFHANQVRRGRALVEEVARGVFGGTVTISCEVVYEDNKEQIAEEKGVEEDERVQMVMQVFSGEVIR; translated from the coding sequence ATGTCTTACACGGTAATGGCCCGAAAGCGGAGGCCACAGGCATTTGAAACAGTGGTTGCACAAAGCCATGTGACCACCACATTGCAAAACGCCATTCGGCTGGAGCGCGTGGCGCAATCGTACCTGTTTTCCGGGCCGCGAGGAACGGGTAAGACCACGACGGCGCGATTACTTGCCATGGCACTCAATTGCGAGCAGGGACCAACGGCTGAACCATGTGGGGAATGTGCTTCTTGTGTTGCCATTCGCCAGGGCAATAGCATGGATGTGCTGGAGATTGACGGGGCTTCGAATCGCGGGATTGATGAAATCAGGCAATTGCGCGAAGAGGTGGGATATGCGGCTTCGCAGGGCAAGCGCAAGGTTTATATCATCGACGAAGTACACATGCTCACGACCGAGGCTTTTAATGCGTTGCTCAAAACACTCGAAGAACCGCCAGCGCATGTTGTGTTTGTATTTGCAACGACCGAAGCTCACAAAGTGCCTGAAACCATTTTGTCGCGGTGTCAGCGCTACAATTTTCGGCGTATTCCTCCTGTGGCAATTGTGGAAGAACTCAAAATGGCTGTGGATGAAGAAGGCGTAACAGCAGAAGAATCCGCTCTGTTTTTGATCGCTCGAAAAGCCGATGGGGGCATGCGCGATGCACTGAGTTTGCTGGATCAGGTCATTGCATTCTCAGATGCTGATATTACAGAAGATGCCATACAGAATTTACTGGGTTTGATTCCCCGAGATGTGTATTTTAATCTGACGCAGGCGATTGTGAGTCGAGATGGTGCCCGCGCATTGGAGATTGTTGATGAATTGACGCGCGAAGGCAGTGATCTGGGCGAATTTGTGACGGGGCTGATGGCCCATTTTCGCCATTTGCTCATTGCCTGTGCCGCGGGAGATTTAACGGATGAAGATTTGCCAGAAGCTGACCGCGTGCAGTATGCAGAGGCCGCCGCGCAATTCGAAGAGGCAGATCTCGTGCGCATGCTCAATACTGTGGGTGAACTGGAGATACAGATTAGTCGGGTGACCGAGCCGCGATTCTGGCTCGAATTGACGGTTATGAAGCTGGTGCAGATGACGGCAAGTGTAGATTTGCAGGTTTTGATTGGTCGATTAGAACAACTCGAGCGGGGGTTAAAAAGCCAGGGGACGGCTACTGGAGCGCGACGGCCATTGCCCAGTTCCCAACCTGCACCAAAGCAGAAGGCGACATCGTCTGGACCAGGCGCGCGCGTCAGGGGAGAGAGGGTGTCCCCGCGGCCAACGGCTCCCAAATCTTCACCCCCGCAACAGAGGGGCAATGGTCGGCCCGTGGCAGAACAGCCAGAAGAAGAAATACCGCCGGTGCCAGATGTATCCCCAGAAGAGCCACCAGATTTTTCTGTTATAAAAAATAAGTGGGAACAACTCGTACAGGCAGTGAAGAATGAGCGAATGTCGTTGGGCACATTTTTGGCCGAAGGCCGCCCACAATCAATGGATGGGCGACTTCTGGTGGTGGCTTTTCAAAAGAACCTCGAATTTCACGCCAATCAGGTGCGACGCGGACGCGCTCTGGTGGAAGAAGTTGCGCGCGGTGTTTTTGGCGGTACAGTCACCATTTCGTGTGAGGTCGTTTACGAGGATAATAAAGAGCAAATAGCTGAAGAGAAGGGTGTAGAAGAAGATGAGCGCGTGCAGATGGTGATGCAGGTGTTTAGTGGGGAAGTGATCAGGTAG
- a CDS encoding cyclophilin-like fold protein: MPHPIRITVGDIELDAELNDSQTADKVREILPLDCSFNTWGDEIYFAIPVQAGPEDACETVALNDLGYWPPGHAFCIFYGQTPASHGDEIRPASPVNIIGRVLGDATVLKSVSGVHNIVVEAV; encoded by the coding sequence ATGCCGCATCCGATTCGCATTACAGTTGGCGATATTGAACTCGACGCCGAGTTAAACGATTCGCAGACAGCAGACAAAGTTCGCGAGATTTTGCCGCTGGATTGTTCGTTTAATACATGGGGCGATGAGATTTACTTTGCAATTCCCGTTCAAGCGGGTCCCGAAGATGCATGTGAAACTGTGGCGTTGAACGACCTCGGATATTGGCCGCCGGGTCATGCGTTTTGCATTTTTTACGGTCAGACCCCGGCCAGTCATGGAGATGAAATTCGTCCGGCAAGTCCCGTCAATATTATTGGACGGGTGCTGGGCGATGCCACGGTGCTCAAATCTGTTTCGGGCGTGCATAATATCGTGGTTGAAGCGGTTTAG
- the tadA gene encoding tRNA adenosine(34) deaminase TadA — MKFALEEARMAASEQEVPIGAVVMHNGEVIARDHNRIVQLNDPTAHAEMLVIGQATKKLGVRWLNNCVLYATLEPCAMCAGAMVLARLSRLVFGACDPKTGACGSLRNIVEDTRLNHRLDVRRGVLEDACGQVLRAFFQTLREK, encoded by the coding sequence ATGAAATTTGCGCTCGAAGAAGCCCGCATGGCAGCGAGCGAGCAGGAAGTGCCTATTGGCGCTGTTGTGATGCACAATGGCGAGGTAATCGCACGAGATCACAATCGCATTGTCCAGCTAAATGATCCCACCGCGCATGCCGAAATGCTCGTTATTGGGCAGGCGACAAAAAAGTTGGGCGTTCGGTGGCTAAATAATTGCGTGCTTTACGCAACGCTGGAACCCTGTGCGATGTGTGCGGGGGCTATGGTGCTTGCCCGATTGTCCCGGTTGGTTTTTGGTGCGTGCGATCCCAAAACCGGGGCTTGCGGATCCCTGAGAAATATTGTGGAAGATACACGTCTGAATCATCGCCTGGATGTGCGCCGAGGGGTGTTAGAAGATGCGTGTGGTCAGGTGTTGCGGGCGTTTTTTCAGACTTTGCGAGAAAAATAA
- a CDS encoding phytanoyl-CoA dioxygenase family protein, with product MLSQEQLAQYDRDGYVLVSGLIPEETIANAEAAMWSVLGMDRDDPASWSPLPDETDGVNTIARQGLIEHFGVCDPALLACCTPAFYEAQSQLVRENADAFHCRKPQPEAVWARSVFPVPRGWDYLSGHVDGGHRPFSVFPGSFRVSSLTYLDSGVAQGGGTAVWPGSHRKFSEMAVQDPDRYRMLSDFAKPQQRFDLGEPIELRPSRGDVMFFHYLLVHCGSLNTSNKPRFALRWMCTCDACRVWEKYGEWNIWMP from the coding sequence ATGCTTTCACAGGAGCAACTGGCGCAGTATGACCGGGATGGATATGTGCTGGTGTCGGGATTGATTCCAGAAGAGACGATTGCCAATGCGGAAGCTGCGATGTGGTCTGTGCTCGGGATGGATCGGGATGATCCGGCTTCGTGGTCTCCTTTGCCAGACGAAACAGATGGGGTGAATACAATCGCCCGACAGGGGTTGATTGAACATTTTGGGGTTTGTGATCCCGCGTTGCTGGCTTGTTGTACGCCCGCATTTTACGAGGCGCAGAGCCAACTGGTCCGGGAGAATGCAGATGCATTTCACTGTCGGAAACCACAGCCTGAGGCTGTGTGGGCACGCAGTGTATTTCCGGTTCCGAGAGGATGGGATTATCTCAGTGGGCACGTCGATGGCGGACATCGACCTTTCAGTGTTTTTCCCGGGTCATTTCGGGTTTCCTCTCTGACTTATCTCGATTCTGGTGTTGCGCAGGGCGGTGGGACCGCGGTCTGGCCAGGGTCGCATCGGAAGTTCAGCGAGATGGCAGTGCAGGATCCTGACCGGTATCGAATGCTGTCGGATTTTGCGAAACCGCAACAAAGGTTCGATCTGGGAGAGCCGATTGAGTTGAGGCCATCCCGAGGCGATGTCATGTTTTTTCATTATTTGTTAGTACACTGCGGGTCTCTCAATACAAGCAATAAACCGCGTTTTGCCCTCCGGTGGATGTGTACCTGTGACGCATGTCGTGTCTGGGAAAAGTATGGCGAGTGGAATATCTGGATGCCCTGA
- a CDS encoding RpiB/LacA/LacB family sugar-phosphate isomerase, which produces MSDEKLIQRIVAEVVRRLKALEGDAVSAPIDPPVSLVTEDLVKSAISRGGDAVYVTPNAIVTPLARDLIRQQKVRLVVADDEAVIQEPQKSSVLAIGADHKGFELKKQIVLMLQDAGREVMDCGVHSPQEASYVGVAKAVADVVLEKNLMTGVVVNGGGTGAALVANKVKGIRAVSCHDVTSAKFARAHVDANILCLGVGVVGDTVAKEIVATWLSTPFEGGQYAARVREIDEVEDESRD; this is translated from the coding sequence ATGTCAGATGAAAAATTGATACAGCGGATTGTTGCCGAAGTTGTGCGGCGGTTGAAGGCGTTGGAGGGGGACGCGGTATCTGCACCGATTGATCCGCCGGTGAGTCTGGTGACGGAGGATCTGGTCAAATCTGCGATAAGTCGCGGTGGCGATGCGGTTTATGTGACGCCCAATGCGATTGTGACGCCGTTGGCGCGGGATTTGATACGGCAGCAGAAGGTGCGTCTGGTTGTGGCTGATGATGAGGCGGTGATTCAAGAGCCGCAGAAGTCGAGTGTATTAGCTATTGGTGCAGACCACAAGGGATTTGAACTGAAGAAACAGATTGTGCTTATGTTGCAAGATGCCGGGCGAGAGGTGATGGATTGTGGTGTGCATAGTCCGCAAGAGGCGTCTTATGTCGGTGTGGCAAAGGCGGTGGCTGACGTTGTCCTGGAGAAGAATTTGATGACGGGGGTTGTGGTCAATGGGGGAGGTACGGGGGCTGCCCTCGTTGCGAATAAAGTAAAGGGGATTCGCGCTGTTTCGTGTCACGATGTGACGTCTGCCAAATTTGCCCGCGCCCATGTGGATGCCAATATTTTGTGTCTCGGTGTGGGCGTGGTGGGCGATACTGTGGCGAAAGAGATTGTTGCGACGTGGTTGAGCACTCCGTTTGAGGGCGGTCAATATGCGGCGCGCGTTCGAGAAATTGATGAGGTGGAGGATGAGAGTCGGGATTGA